A single window of Pedosphaera parvula Ellin514 DNA harbors:
- a CDS encoding efflux RND transporter permease subunit, whose translation MSISEPFIRRPVGTSLLAIGLFLLGIVAYKLLPVAPIPRVDFPMIQVSASLPGADPATVASSLAAPLEKRLGQIAGVSEMTSISTLGGASVTIQFNLDRKVDGAARDVAAAISAAASDLPINLPSPPTYRKVNPADAPIMILAMTSDTLKPTDVYEAADTIIAQRLSQVEGVSQAVISGADKSAVRVQVNPAALASTGMGLEDVRTYLSQVNVDLPKGSIDGERDSYTLESNDQLLDAGDYQSLILTTKSNVPIKLSSLGKVFEGVENERVGGWAGTNRAVLVIVFKQPDANVIETVDRIKAVLPELERWIPPSVKIRLISDRTTTIRASVEEVQFSLLLSIALVVMVIFLFLRRFWPTFIASITVPLALAGTFGFMYLFGYSLDNLSLMAITISVGFVVDDAIVVIENVFRFIEQGDRTMVAALKGARQIGFTVVSMSLSLVAVFIPLLFMGGLIGRLFHEF comes from the coding sequence ATGAGTATTTCCGAGCCATTTATACGAAGACCCGTGGGGACATCCCTGCTGGCCATCGGGTTGTTTCTGCTCGGGATTGTGGCTTATAAATTATTGCCCGTGGCGCCCATTCCGCGGGTTGATTTTCCGATGATCCAGGTTTCGGCTTCGCTGCCCGGCGCTGACCCGGCGACAGTGGCGTCCTCCCTGGCAGCACCCCTGGAGAAGCGGTTGGGGCAGATTGCAGGCGTTTCCGAAATGACCTCCATCAGCACATTGGGTGGCGCCTCGGTGACGATTCAATTCAACCTGGACCGGAAGGTGGATGGAGCGGCGCGGGATGTGGCGGCGGCGATCAGCGCGGCGGCGAGTGATCTGCCCATCAACCTGCCCAGCCCGCCCACGTACCGGAAAGTCAACCCGGCCGATGCGCCGATCATGATTCTGGCGATGACGTCCGACACGTTAAAGCCCACCGATGTTTATGAAGCGGCGGACACGATTATTGCGCAGCGGTTAAGTCAGGTGGAGGGAGTCAGCCAGGCGGTCATCAGCGGCGCGGATAAATCCGCCGTGCGAGTGCAGGTAAATCCGGCAGCGCTGGCTTCAACTGGCATGGGACTGGAAGATGTGCGCACCTATCTTTCCCAGGTGAATGTGGATTTGCCGAAGGGGAGCATTGATGGGGAGCGGGACAGCTACACCCTTGAGAGCAATGATCAATTGCTGGATGCCGGGGACTATCAATCTCTCATCCTGACAACCAAAAGCAATGTCCCGATCAAGTTAAGTTCCCTGGGCAAGGTTTTCGAAGGGGTTGAGAACGAGCGCGTGGGAGGTTGGGCAGGAACCAATCGGGCGGTGCTGGTCATCGTGTTCAAGCAACCCGATGCGAATGTGATCGAAACAGTGGATCGGATCAAGGCGGTGCTGCCGGAACTGGAGCGATGGATACCGCCTTCGGTAAAGATCCGGCTCATTAGCGATCGTACCACGACCATTCGCGCCTCGGTTGAGGAGGTGCAATTCTCTCTGCTCCTAAGCATCGCGTTGGTGGTGATGGTGATCTTTTTATTTTTACGCCGGTTTTGGCCGACCTTTATTGCCAGCATCACGGTGCCGCTCGCGCTGGCTGGAACTTTCGGGTTTATGTATTTGTTCGGCTACAGCCTGGATAACTTGTCGCTGATGGCGATTACCATTTCCGTTGGGTTTGTGGTGGACGATGCGATTGTGGTGATTGAGAACGTATTTCGGTTCATCGAGCAGGGCGACCGGACGATGGTGGCGGCATTGAAGGGGGCGCGACAGATTGGTTTCACAGTGGTGTCCATGAGCCTGTCGTTGGTGGCAGTGTTCATTCCATTGCTGTTCATGGGCGGATTGATTGGAAGATTGTTCCATGAGTTT